A region of Neovison vison isolate M4711 chromosome 7, ASM_NN_V1, whole genome shotgun sequence DNA encodes the following proteins:
- the LOC122913559 gene encoding olfactory receptor 2AG1-like, protein MEHWNSTLGSGFILMGILNDSGSPELLCATITVLYMLALTSNGLLLLVITVDSRLHVPMYFLLRQLSLMDLLFTSVVTPKAVMDFLLDENTISFGGCALQMFLALMLGGAEDLLLAFMAYDRYVAICHPLNYMVFMRPKVCWFMVATAWVLASLCAFVYTVYTMHYPFCMSRKIRHLLCEIPPLLKLACADTSRYELFVYVLAVTFLMPPLFTIISSYALILCTVFRMPSSEGKQKALVTCSSHLMVVGMFYGAATFMYVLPSSLHSPKQDNIISLFYTVVTPALNPLIYSLRNKEVMGALKRVLGKYKL, encoded by the coding sequence ATGGAGCACTGGAACTCCACCTTGGGAAGTGGCTTTATATTGATGGGGATTCTGAACGACAGTGGGTCTCCTGAACTGCTCTGTGCCACAATCACAGTCCTGTACATGTTGGCCCTGACCAGCAATGGCCTGCTGCTCTTGGTCATTACAGTGGATTCCCGGCTCCACGTGCCCATGTACTTCCTGCTCAGGCAGCTCTCACTCATGGATCTCCTCTTTACATCTGTTGTCACTCCCAAGGCTGTCATGGATTTTCTGCTCGATGAAAACACCATCTCCTTTGGGGGCTGTGCCCTTCAGATGTTTCTGGCATTGATGTTGGGTGGTGCAGAGGATCTGCTACTGGCCTTCATGGCCTATGACAGATATGTGGCCATTTGTCATCCTCTGAACTACATGGTCTTCATGAGGCCAAAGGTCTGCTGGTTCATGGTGGCCACAGCCTGGGTACTGGCATCCCTATGTGCCTTTGTTTATACTGTGTATACCATGCACTATCCCTTCTGCATGTCCCGGAAGATCAGGCACCTTCTCTGTGAGATCCCACCTTTGCTGAAGTTGGCTTGTGCAGATACCTCTAGATATGAACTGTTTGTGTATGTGTTGGCTGTAACCTTCCTGATGCCCCCTCTTTTTACTATAATTTCCTCTTATGCACTAATCCTGTGTACTGTATTTCGGATGCCTTCAAGTGAGGGGAAGCAGAAAGCCCTAGTCACCTGCTCTTCCCACCTGATGGTGGTTGGAATGTTCTATGGAGCTGCCACATTTATGTATGTCCTGCCCAGTTCACTCCATAGTCCCAAGCAAGACAACATCATCTCACTTTTCTACACAGTTGTCACTCCAGCCCTGAACCCCCTTATCTACAGCCTGAGGAATAAGGAAGTTATGGGAGCCTTGAAAAGAGTCCTGGGAAAATACAAGCTGTGA